aaaaatatttaagtaaTACAAATCGGGTCGGGTATAGGTTGAATTAGGTATGTATTGTTAAATTTCCATTGTATGACAATTGGTCGAGACAGGTTagatgggtcaatatgggtcgaatTATATTCGATCGAATCGAAACCCAACCCGATCCACCCATTGACACctctaatataataaaaaaagattatagCTTTACCCGGACTCTATATGAACTTTGCATATTGTTTCATATCGATcggacatctttttttttttttttttactagcaGAAAAAAGAGATGGCTAATTGGGAAAGGATACAGGAACCTTGGATTGGAAAACTGATTGGTGAATCGATGGTGTGATggtggagaaaaggaaaaggaagagagcCCCATGTTTGACCAGGAACGGTTAAAAACATTGACTTTGCTTGACACGTGGGTTGCTGGCTCGCCTCCACGTACTCGTCCTTAGCTAGACGGTAGGTTAGGTACAATAACTAACAAAGActatttgtgaaaaagaaaaaaaaattaagtgtcTGAACTGTTGTTAAGAGATAATTAGAAGGGGATTAAGTGTTAATTCCGGAATTTAGCAAAATCGAgaattttttccccaattttcaCCGCGTTGACcgtccttcctttttttttcccttcatcgcCTCCATCGTCGACGTCGTCGTCATCCATGGAGTTCTTTTCCACCACATTTAAGTCATGCGTGATTCATtcctcatcgtcatcgtcaAACCAACAGTGATTCCTACTCCTCTAACCTAACCCTAGAGAATCACAACCGCATTTCaaatcctcctcctcttcctcctcctcctcatcctcgaTTTCCCGCGTTGGATTCCCTAACCTCCTTTGCCGGAAGATTAGGTCGCTCGTGTTCGTTGCGCTCTCGGGTGTTCGAAATCTGattcttgttgttgttgtcgtcgtTGCGTTGGATTGGATTGATCGGCTGTTTGGATTGGGCCGGACCGGATCCAATTCGCGCATGAGCTGAGAAGGAGAGGAGCCTGTGATGCGAGATACGGAACCCTAAGATTGCATCATCCGCCATCCCATGTTGAGCTCTTGTTGCTCTCACTCTCTATCCCTTCGCCCCCTGGTTTCGCCTTCCGTCGTTCGGTTTAGGGTTCCAGCCAGACCGGCCTCGTCGCTCGCACTCTCGCTCTCGCGCAGCTCTGGGGTCTCAGGTTCGCGCTGCAATTGCGCCAGAAATGTAAGCTTTGATTCGTCTTGTGCTCGATTCGGTTCAGCTGCGTTTGGTTCATGATTTCCTCGTCGCCGCATAGGAATAGGGTGATTATGATTAATCTTTTTGCGTACTTTGGCCGTACGCCAGGATTGCATTCGCTGATAGTTGATTCAACGGAATTGCGTATTTCTTCGATAACCTTACTTTTTGCGGTGGCTTTTAGATCAAGAGGAAGGTTTATTTAATCTTTTAGTTGCTGGGAGCAATTTCTTTCTTGCACTTGTGATAACTGGTCTCTAGTTTATGACAGTTGTTGATTATTTGCTTGATGTCTTGGTGCTCTGATGACCATGCAGAATTGGAAGATTTCTTGCTTCAGGGACCAGAGTTTCTCTCCAGATAGTCAACAATTCAAATTCATTGAAAATGCTCTGCCAGAAGAACGTACCGAGCCTGAATTGAATACTGAAGTCACTGTTCAGAAGGACTGGAAAGCAAAATTTAGAGAGGTAGcttttttctgctttcctttCTTCAAACCAAGTCATTTCGATGCATGTGGATGAGGAGTCTCATTTTGTTTACTGAAAAGAGAATGTGTATGCTTAGGAGTATTGAGTAGATATCTGCTGATTTAGGAGTTTGAGAGGGCAGAACCTTTTTACATATAGGAATAAATGTTGCACAAGGGTTCGGCATAGCGATGGTCTTTTCTTCAGAGGCTTTGGGCTTGAATTCTGATTCCGTTCTTCCCCATTCACACACTTTACCAAGCCCAAAATACCAAAGCCTGCTTTCCTCAGCCATGAAATTCTATGTATGCTTTTATATGGTTGAGGCTTTGATCAATGTGTTAAAATTACTGACATACATCCCTTGCTGGAAAGCTACTTCTGTCATGACCTTTCAACTGTGCTGTGAACGTCAGTATGCTAGATCACAAGTCAATTGAGAAAAGCAATACAAAGCAACGTGAAGCAAATCAAATAGTTAGGGAAGAGGATAATATAATTGCTGATGTACAACAGAGACATCTAGAGAGTCTGAGCAGTTGTGGGAGAGACTTCTGCTGAAAATGGCCTTAGTTGTTCGGGTCGTTACTGGTCACTTTAGTTTGTATAGTAAGTTGTATGACAGCTCTGGAACGGAAGCACATTGTTAGGTTGAACCATGAAGATATCCAAGTACTTAAGGGGATTGAGCATGGTTTATTATCCTTAACTTGAAAGAATTCCGGGTTGATTTTGGTTACTGTTGAAAGTATCAATACCCACTGTTTGGCTGCACTTTGTTGAAAAGTCTGGTTCTGATATCTGTATATGCTTTGAACATCCAAAACATTTTATGCATCTCTTGCATTGTCGATATGGAGAAGCTAGCCAACCACTGATTGCTTACTAATGGACGTAAACCTCCTAGTGATATAACATATTCATAAGATACTTTCTCCTTGAATGGGATGAAGGTCATAAATTATGATCACTTGTCAGTTATTAATTCTTGGTTTTCCTATGTTTTAGACTTAACTGACTTGACTGTAGCAATAGTTTAGACAGAATCAGGGTCATGCTAAAGTAACTAGGAGTATGAATGTGAGAGTAAATGCAAATAAATGCATTCATGATATGGAAATTAGATCCAATTGCATTTGGAATTGCATCGGTGAGGGTGAGAGAGGAGCTTTCCATTTTGATGTTGTTTGTACTGGCATAAAGAAGCCAATCCTTGGTCTTGGGTGTAGTTACATTCCCTTAGTTCAAATTTTGAAGTCCGGGGAGGACTTATGAGAGGGCAAAAGAGGAGGAGACCACAGGGTGTAGGCTGAAGATTCATGTGATCATTCCCAGAATGAAGATTTTTAGGCTTTGTTCTCCTGTTACTTAATTAAGAGATCCTCTATGTATATTAGAGCAACATAATGCAAGAAATGAGAAGTTTTATGGAATCCTAGTTTTAAGCAATAGTTCCATGTCCTGACACGTCACATTTGAACACCCTCAGGTTTCTAAGAAATGTTTTGGTTATAATGTAGGCTGTAAATGCATTATTCAGAGCAATTGGAAGGCCTTGGACAGTGCCCTGGACAGCAGAGACAGTGTTAAAGGTACTTCCTTTTAGTTGCTATAAATCTCCACGTGCATGAGAAGTTCTTGATCGAAACTTTGAAGTAATCAGAATTTCTTGTTAATTGAAGGTCTGAAGAATTCTCCAATCGTGATGCAGGTTATGGTTCTTTGGGTTACCTCATTCTGGTTTATAGGGACATGGCTGGTTCCTTTCGCGGTGCATATAGCAGGTTTCAGCAAGGAATCTTTGACTTTCAGAGGGCAGGCACTCTATAGCCTCTTGACGGATGTGACTGAAGGCATTGCCGGAATTTTGATCCTACACCGCTGCCTCTCACGGTTTTATCCCCTCCCGTCTGATTGGTTTCGTTTCAGTCTAAAAGGCAAGTGGCAGTTTGACGTCGCGCTTGGGTGCCTCTTGTTTCCTCTGGTCAATCGCCTCTCACAAATCAACCTTGATCTATTACCGATTCTCCCCTCCACACCCGTAACACTATCAAGTGTTGAACAGTCAATTTTGGCACGGGATCCGATTGCGATGGCACTTTATGCACTTGTAGTAACAGTTTGTGCTCCTGTATGGGAAGAAATAGTGTTCCGgggtttccttcttccttcgctTACAAAATACATGCCTGTGTGGTGTGCAATACTGGTGAGCTCAGTCGCCTTTGCTTTAGCGCATTTTAATGGACAGAGGATGCTTCCGCTCATCTTTCTCGGGGTGGTGATGGGTCTTCTCTTTACACGGTCAAGGAACTTATTACCATCCATGCTATTGCATAGCCTCTGgaatgcttttgttttcttaagTTTAATGAGATAGCCTGTAGCTTTGCATGTAAATTAGTGATCAATCAGTAAAATTTTTATCCAAACGTTAATTTTGTCCAGGGTTGATGTGCAAACTCACCCTAGTTTGCAAAATAATAGCAGTGTCTTCCTGAAACCGCATCTTTAGATTAACAATCCGTTGTTTATTCACATTTCTTGTGAGGGTTGAATACCTGGTGCTTTTGTCAACGACAAGATCTTAAAGCGAATTAATGATGTCTAAAATCCGAGGGACAGATATGCAACGCAAATTAAGGTAACGTTGTTTTTGCATGTATGAGGAAGGACGAGAACGAAAGCAAAGTATGAAGTTTGTTGGGTTGGCTTGAAGCTCCGGCCATGATGCATAGGCTATTGTTTTGTTCTGGTCTGATGTTTGGACCCGAGGCATGCGATATGAATTCGGAATGGGGTGTCGTCACTTGATCGATCGGTACTCACTTTTGTGTTAAAATTCCTTCTGTTTTCTTTCGAGATAGTAACACTGCACATGCCATAATTGGTTTGGGTAGAAGAAAACCAATGCGTTATTGACCTATGACAATTACATCCACGTTCCTCTCGTACGGGTGAAACTCTTGTCTAGAACCGTTTCCTGGATAAAAGTGCGATGTGAATCTCGATCCGCAGTTCGTGATTGTACTCGGGCCATATACCGATCCCTGCAAGAATATCTCCGCACTTGGCTTGTCCGACGACGTGAGCATCGGATTTTATGGCACCTTCCGAACTTATCCGAGACCATTTTCTTATCCAGAATTCATTCCGTCAAATTGACTCATTGGCCAAGAGAGGAAGATATTCACGTCGAAGATTTCTCGGAATTGACATATTGTATCAAGCTCAAATCACATGGTTCGGTCTGGAAACTCAGCTCAGACTCTCAAGTTTCTCTGTTCTGTTTTTCTGGGCAAGTTGTCCCACATTAATGAGCTTCTTTAACACCTtttaccaaaagggaaaggTCCTCAAGGTTTCATTTATTGGGGGCAAACACTCTGAATTAAAGCTACTTTGTCATGCTCGCCGTCTGGAGGCAAATACTCTCAATTCGCCGTAAACTGTCCCGTCCAAGTATATTCAATGCCGATAGACATGCGATCTTGCCGATAAAAAGAATAGTAGGTGGGGACGCTAGCACTATAGGTGCGAGATTCAACTCCTGCGCTCGATAAAGAGACAGagcaaaaatcataaaagagaGTTACATATAGGacagacaagaaaaaaagaatatttggtGAAGCCTCATGGTAATGTGCGTGATTCTCAAAATTCACATGAATGAATGACATTGTGAGTTTTTAACACAAGAATTGTCGAATTTAAAATCGTGCATTTAACCGCTTGATCAacctttaaaataaattttagagTCTTGACATGTTAAAGATAAATTACAATAAGAACTTAcgtgggaaaagtaccaaaattcataaatttattatattgatacaaattcagttttaaatacttcaattgtaccaatttaaacctaaatctttttttcatattagtatcaattcggtccaatcggtcaattttagcCTTAAATCGCTAACTTAGACATCGATCGTCTTACGTAGTGCGATTGGTGTTggcgtgaatattttttaataatgattttcatttttttataaaaatatttttaaataatgatttccatttttttataaaaatgctttttaattatttttttcttttctacacACTTTTTTGCTCTTTCACTATAGCCGGCCACCGGGTGAGGGCTGCGGCTCTCGCCAAATTTGGGTGAGGGTCTCCTCACCCCGCCGCCGCGAAGACCTTAGGCGAGGGCCTTCGAGGCTCGCGAGCCCCGCCGGCCGCCGGCGAGGGCCGAGCGGCCCTTGTCGgctaaagtgaaaaagaaatatttaaaatttttttaaaaaaattattgaaaaatgtctACTTCAGTCAGCCGCGTTACGTAGGACGGCCGAATGAACTAAAGTGGTACTAATGCATtagatttatcaaaaaaaaaaaaaaaattgtacttttCTCAACTTACATGATTATGATCAACATAGATCAGAATATTGGGCTCTCCGGCGATCATAAGGGTCTTCGGACAGAACCCAGTTCGGGCAATGACCCCTCGATCGTGCCAAGACAAAAAGAACGTGGACGCCTGACCATTCTTGTTGAGAAATGGGAGAACTGAACTGTCGTTACCGAATGATAAACCTTCAAGAAACCGACACGTTGGCTAATTTGTAAGGACACTCTCTCTCTTAGTcacactcctctctctctctctctaaattgaGGAAAACCGAGGTGAGAGAAACTACCTAGGAGGGTCTCTCTGTTATATAGCGGGAAGGAACCGACTCATCATCAtcaacccatctctctctctctctaccactCTCGGCCCAAAACTCTGTCTCCTCTCCGCCACCTGCCGCGTATTTCGCATCGAACGGTGCGTTTCTGGGGGTGTTCGCGGTTTACAAGATCCACTCACTTCACACTTAAAATTTTAGCACCCACTTATCAGTTATCACCCTGCCTGAAACGTTTTACATGTCTACCGTGTACAGAGACGCGATGCTTATGTTtcttctctcactctctctctctctcgatctctcgaaAGTTGCAATTTGATGGGTTACTAGGATGTTCTGAGTACTCCCAAAGCCGTTAAGTTTTCTTTTCGCTTAGTTGTCGACTCTCTGTTTTATGTTTGGGTAAAATCTGCTACTGGAGGCTTTTCTCCAGAGTTTCATTTGTCCTGCTAGCGTAATTTCCCTGGTAGATCGACTTTCTCTCTCGTCTTCCAACGTTTTCTGCGGGCGAAATCTCCATGCCTTTCGCTGTACCTTGTTTAGAAAGTAATAATAGTGGAAATAAGGAGAACAGGGGATTTTATGGGGTGCTCTTTTCCTGAACCCATTTGTCTGATCTTTAATAGACCCATGCCctgtttgcttatttttttgtgtgtacTGAAAAAAGATGATCCTTTGGCAGGGTTTTGAGtgttaagaaagaaagaagaggctATGGAACAGAAACACATATTGCTGTCAGCAATAGGTGTCGGAGTAGGAGTTGGGGTGGGGCTTGGAATAGCATCAGGACAAACAGTGAGCAAATGGGCAGGTAACGCTTCCTCCTCAGACCCGATTACTGCTGAGAGAGTGGAGAAGGAGATGCTCAGACTGGTGGTTGACGGCAGAGAGAGCAAGGTCACTTTCGACCAGTTCCCTTACTATCTCAGGTCACATTGACATTCTCTCGCTTCAATCTCTGGTTAGAAAGATACTTTTCCCCGTTCCTAGAGACAAGTGAATTCAACCCAATTCCAATAGTGTTAAACAATCTAATGGGTTATTATTGTGAGGCCTTGCCCAAATGATTTGGGTCAAAATTTAATGGTTTTTGGGCTTACAGGCTAAGACCAACCTATATAATCATGTTCAGATAAGGAGCGACCCTGTTTTTCTGGATTCTCTAGCGGAACTTTTTCGCTATGATAGGTCTTGGAAATATGTAGACATGGTGAATGAAGCTCTGGCCAGTTTCTTGATTACCTTGGTTTTTTTCAGGAGTTTACCCTGATATTGTTTGGTCCTTAGTGATCGTGGACAGGAAACGCACCATATTATTGGGAAGTAATTACACCTGAGTTTGAGCTAAGCTATGGAAACTATATGTTACTCTAATCCTGGCAAATTGATTTCTGGCCTGCTCTTCACGTGTGTCTCTTTTGTCCTATAAATTGCTGCTCAAGGAATATAACATTCTTATCCAGATTTGTTGGCatctgtggttttttttttttttttcatataattttcaaCTGCTTAGGTGAACTATTGCTGTTTGTGGATTTTCCTTTCTGACGGAATTATTATTGAAATATCAATTTTGCTGGGTAAGCAGTGAGGTTTATTGATTTCATATATAAAGCAGAGGATACCTgctaccaaaaaagaaaaagaaaaaattgttcaaattgCAACAAATCATATATGGCATCAACCTCCAGTTCCTGTGAATGGCTATATGCTGAGAGGAAGAGCCTATACTTGTTTTTTTATCATTCTTTTTTAATCTATacaaaacattaaaatgaaTCTGGGAAAATTTAACATTGCTCAAAACAATAAAACTGTCTTCATGGATATCTTGCCCCGTCATTCATAAATAACTGCACACCAGGCAACCTCAAAGATGAGACATCGAATAGATTTGCCTTTCCAAGTAGTACATGTCCTTGCAACTCGGAATCCCGATTAAGCAAGCCTCTATTTATCCCACGTTTCTCATAACTTTTCCTCCAGATTTCCTCAGCTATTATACACTCCATAATTAAGTGATTCCTTGATTCAATATCAGCTCCACAAAGCACACAGTCATCATCGACAGCAACGTCTTTATCCTATCCTTACTGGAGAGCTTATTCAAAATAGCAAGCCGACAAATAAAGCTATGTTTAGAAATATATGGGGGTAAAGCGAATCAATTATGTCAAATATCTTGCTTGCTCTAGCTGTAGCACAACTCCATACACTGTTATCTGAGAATTGCTTTGAAGGAGTTGCCTTCCCTATCACCATTTCTGCTTGCCCTTCATTTGGAAAAAGAACTCCGCACAATGCTAACTGAATAAATAGCATATCATCTAATCTAGCAGCTTCCCCAATTCCACCTTCCTGCTACTTTAGCTTGCAGATAGAAGCTGAAGAACGGATAACTCTTATCAGAGAATCGATCGATCAactatcatcatcatcgtcatagtcattattattattattgccttcgtcgtcgtcgtcgtcgttgttattattattattacttcAGGGTTAAGGTTCATGTTGAAAACTTTGGGTATTTATTTTGTACTAATTCTGAATTTCTCATGCCACATGCATTGGTGTGCTATTAGTCATGGAAGATTGAGAGGgtaaaaaaataggaaagattGCGTCAATGATGCTTTATAAGATTTTATAAATGAAAGTGCATGGAATCAAGAATGAACAGTTCGAGATCATTATGAGTGTTCTCTGGTTTGTTTCGTGTATTGTAGCTCAGTAAAATTCTTGAACGTCTAAAATAAACCTAACAATGTCCATGTTATATTGTGTGGAAATTCTAACAATGGTCAAGGGTCtatgggaacaaatgggttttatcatttgaatttttttattggaagCTCAGTTATCAATTTGTACTGTGATAGTGTGAGCTTTTGAAGTGTATATCAAACTTTCTAGAGAGCGGGAGGTTTCTGGTGAGGTTCTCTATGTCTTTGATGAGTATTCATGATTCTTTGTTTCGTGAGACTTTGAGGGTTTCCCTTGACTTCTACTATTGAgggctctctctttttttccactTCTCGCTTCTTGACTACTTACCTTTTTCCTCCTATTCCAACTGCAACACAGTGAGCAGACACGAGTTTTGCTGACTAGTGCTGCATATGTTCATTTGAAGCATGCTGAAGTTTCTAAGTATACAAGAAATCTTTCACCTGCTAGTCGAGCCATTTTGCTCTCTGGACCTGCAGGTTGGCTGTGAATCTACTATGTATCAAGTTGTTGGTTTGAGCATTTGTCAATGCAGGCTCTAAAATAATTCCTCTCTCTTTCGTAATGACTTAAAGAACCTTACCAACAAATGCTTGCCAAGGCTCTTGCCCATTACTTCGAAGCCAAGTTGCTACTGCTAGATGTGACGGATTTTTCTCTAAAGGTAAGtgtttggagtaaatgtatACATGTTGGTTTGGGTTTTGTTTTCATTATAAGATTTATGATGTTCCTTGCAGATCCAGAGTAAATATGGAACCGGGAACAAAGAATATGTATGTCCATCTGTTTTGTTATCTTGActtgatcaatttttttgtcttgtatACTTGTGCTTGTTTTACTTGATCTGACACATAAGCACTGGAAAATGGACATTGCTTTGCTATTGATGAAGTGTTTGCTGATTGGTCAATGCACCGTGGTTTGATATGCTTTAGTATGCTAGACAAACTTTGGCGTCCAGATTTATTTCTATTAATTTGTATTATTGCTATCTAGCCTTTCAAAAGATCCCCATCAGACTCAACACTGGAGCGGTTGTCTGGCTTACTTGGATCTTTTTCAATCCTTCCGCAAAAGGAGGAAGCAAAAGGTACGCCAAGGTGATGGCTGTGCTTCTGCTTAGAGGTTTATGTTATGTTTTACAGGTGGCTTTTTTTCGTTGAACACGCATATCACATGTGAGGCAGTGCTTTAGCAAAAAGAAATGTGAGGCAGTGTTGCCTTGCATGATATTCTTCCGTGAGCAGTGTTGAGCTGTCCTGAGAGATAAGTAATGCCGGGATCCATGCTTTCTTGGACTCTAATCTGTCTTTTTTGGCATAGATTGGTGAAGTACCATAGTCATCAATGTTTTGGACCTTTCGGgttttttacttcttgtttcACCATTTGAATGGATTGTTCATCATaacatttgttttcttcttaaaGGGTACTGACAAAAAGGATATACTAGAACTCATGTAGAGGTCACAAGCTTTGTCTGGATAAGTAGTTGGAGCATTCTTCTGACAATGCTGAAATTGACTTCCATTTGCTTACTTGGTTTCCTAGTTGTTCTTAGCTATGATAATATTCTCGTGCAGGGAACTTAAGGAGGCAAAGCAGTGGTGTGGACATTGGGTCAAGGTAATCTTAAGCAGTTATCTTTGTTGGTATTAGGAAATATATAGATTGCATTTGCTTTCTTGTTCTACTGTGATATTATTTTCACATCTACGTATATAAGCATGCTTGGGAATTCCAGGGGACCAGAAGGTCCTTGCAATCCACCGAAGCTTCGTAGAAATGCCTCAGCCTCGGCTAATATCAGTAACCTTGCGACGCAATGTGCTCCTTCTAATCCAGGTTTCTTCGCTGCGCTTTTGTTATTAAAGTGGTAAATTGTTGGGTAATCACCTAATCAGACTCAAGTCTTTAACTCCAAATAACTTCATGGTGTCGtagttatttattttgttttataatGTTGGCTGTGGGTGGGCCCAGAAggaattcttgattttcttttcctaaagaGCACTATGTATAGATATAAACGATTCTTGGAGTTTTGGCACTATCTCCGTCATAGAGCTCGCTTCTACATAAGCAAACTGTGGTTTTTGCATGCAAAATTTACGCTAAGCTATGCCTTCTCTTGCATCTAATCTTCGGTTGGATGCAAAAAGATGGCATTTCTATCTTGATTATCCTAGGCTTCAGCtgattaattttcttaaatttctcttGTACAGTTTCTCTAGTAATGGTAGAGTGACTGATATGCCATAGTCTAGTCtttaaaattttgttctttACGCGGTTGCTAATTGGTTCTACATTGCTGGCTAAGATTTTGATCATTTTCTGTTTAGATTCTTTTGGTAGAACTCAAGATTTCAAAATCTTCTAGTGATTTCATGGGGGACACATTGATGATTGGTTTCTATAGAAAAACCTAGGATAATGATGAATTTTATCACATTCATAGGTGATAGTCGTTTCATAGGGTCCTTCATACTTATTTAGACAGTTCTTCCTTCGTCCATGAAAGTCTTGTTTCTTATTTGGCTTCTCATGTTATTCCCCCCTTTTAGCTCCTCTCAAGCGCACAAGCAGCTTGTCTTTTGACGAAAAGCTTCTTATTCAATCTCTTTACAAGGTAGTTTTTCTCTTTGGATCAATCTGTCATTTGCATTTACTCCAGGATCCTGGGGAGCCATTACAGTATTGCAGTAACATCGTACGAAGTCAGGagctaattttttatttttcttctttttattatctAATGCCATAGATGGTTCTTGCAGGTATTGGCATTTGTATCCAAATCCAGCCCCGTAGTGCTGTATCTCAGGGATATTGAGAAGCTTTTATCTAGATCACAGAGGATATAcaactttttccaaaaaatgctGAAGAAGCTGTCTGGATCAGTCCTCATCCTTGGCTCACGTATTCTGGATCCAGATAATGACTATGCCGAGGTAGAAGATAGGCTTGCTGCTCTTTTCCCCTACAACATCGAGATTAGGCCTCCAGAAGACGAAAACCATCTTGTCAGTTGGAAGTCTCAGTTGGAGGATGATATGAAGATGATTCAAATTCAGGACAATCGAATTCACATTATGGAAGTCCTTTCAGCGAATGACCTAGATTGCGATGACCTGGAATCAATTCACGTGGCTGATACAATGGTTCTGAGTAATTATATAGAAGAGATTGTCATGTCTGCTATATCTTATCATTTGATGAATAATAAGGATCCAGAGTACAGGAATGGGAAGCTTCTCATATCATCAGAGAGGCAAGATTAATATTCAATGTTGCTATTTTAGAATGTATTTTTCAACCATTTCCTTTTCCTCGGTGTGCTAAAGAGTCATTAGTTTGACTTGAGACAGTTTGTCCCACGGACTGAGCATATTCCAAGAAGGCAAATCCAATGGAAAAGATATGTTGAAGTTGGAAACTCATGCTAAAAAGTCTAAGGTTTGCTTGTCTTTGCGCATAAGCTTTCACTGGATCATCGATGTCATCAAGCAGAGTACTAACTTTGCGTGTTTCTTGTACTCATATGACTCAAATAGAAAGCCAAAGCAGAAGGTGACACCACTGTGAAGCCAGAACCAAAAGCCGAAGTCCCTCCTCCTGAGAAGCAAAGTGGAACTGAGATGAAAGGTGGAACTAGAGAATCAGCAACAGCCTCAAAGACAGGTGGTGATAGTGCAGTGACACCATCAAAACCTCCAGTAAGTTTTTGTTGTCATTTAACTCATGTTTATGTCATAATTTTCGCAAAATCCATGCGTGTAACCTTACAAAgcagttccaaaaaaaaaagaaacttacaaTAACAATCCCTTGCGCTGTAATAGAAAAGAGGAGGAATTTTCTTTCAGTTGCATTTGAAAATGGAAAGCTTCTTTCTTGCTATTGCTTATGATTCCGTGGTCCTTTATTCGACGTAAAACCATTTCCGTCTCCCTGctattttattctcttttta
The sequence above is drawn from the Rhodamnia argentea isolate NSW1041297 chromosome 9, ASM2092103v1, whole genome shotgun sequence genome and encodes:
- the LOC115740783 gene encoding uncharacterized protein LOC115740783 yields the protein MLSSCCSHSLSLRPLVSPSVVRFRVPARPASSLALSLSRSSGVSGSRCNCARNNWKISCFRDQSFSPDSQQFKFIENALPEERTEPELNTEVTVQKDWKAKFREAVNALFRAIGRPWTVPWTAETVLKVMVLWVTSFWFIGTWLVPFAVHIAGFSKESLTFRGQALYSLLTDVTEGIAGILILHRCLSRFYPLPSDWFRFSLKGKWQFDVALGCLLFPLVNRLSQINLDLLPILPSTPVTLSSVEQSILARDPIAMALYALVVTVCAPVWEEIVFRGFLLPSLTKYMPVWCAILVSSVAFALAHFNGQRMLPLIFLGVVMGLLFTRSRNLLPSMLLHSLWNAFVFLSLMR